One part of the Segnochrobactrum spirostomi genome encodes these proteins:
- a CDS encoding AraC family transcriptional regulator, with product MQSAPNISRRMPAIPSIRASVLTPIVARLDSVNGTGDMLLAAHGILRSQLGDPYALVPMARYIALFEQAAVEAGDPFLGARLGAALRPGDLGPIGMLFSLSPTIRVAFTRLSRYVSVLQGATGSGLVDEDDRVLWSYRLVDPAMWPRRQDSEFTLSTSCQLLRSCFGPSWRPLEIHLEHPAPRDPELLRRLFRAPVRFDQPSNAIVIAAADAARVHRTEDRDLVAILERHLADLADEADEAPGLKEKVQSLIGIYLGHKPVTIAAVAAELGLSPRTLQRRLSEAGLSLRDMLREHRRALAAHHLAAAETPMSKIAESLGYADSTVFWRARRAWSRRDG from the coding sequence ATGCAATCTGCCCCGAATATAAGCAGGCGAATGCCCGCCATCCCCTCGATCCGCGCCTCGGTGCTGACGCCGATCGTCGCCCGCCTCGACAGCGTCAACGGCACGGGCGACATGCTGCTCGCCGCCCACGGCATCCTGCGCTCGCAGCTCGGCGACCCCTATGCCCTGGTGCCGATGGCGCGCTACATCGCGCTGTTCGAACAGGCCGCCGTCGAGGCGGGCGATCCCTTTCTCGGCGCCCGCCTCGGGGCGGCGCTCCGGCCGGGCGATCTCGGGCCCATCGGCATGCTTTTCTCCCTGTCGCCGACGATCCGCGTCGCCTTCACCCGGCTCTCCCGCTATGTCAGCGTGCTCCAGGGCGCGACCGGCAGCGGGCTCGTCGACGAGGACGACCGGGTGCTGTGGAGCTATCGCCTCGTCGATCCGGCGATGTGGCCGCGCCGGCAGGACAGCGAGTTCACCCTGTCGACCTCCTGCCAGCTTCTGCGCTCGTGCTTCGGCCCGTCCTGGCGGCCGCTCGAGATCCATCTCGAGCATCCCGCCCCGCGCGATCCCGAGCTTTTGCGCCGCCTGTTCCGCGCGCCGGTCCGCTTCGACCAGCCGAGCAACGCCATCGTCATCGCCGCCGCCGATGCCGCCCGCGTCCATCGGACGGAGGACCGCGATCTCGTCGCGATCCTCGAACGCCACCTCGCCGATCTCGCCGACGAGGCCGACGAGGCGCCGGGCCTCAAGGAGAAGGTGCAGTCGCTGATCGGCATCTATCTCGGCCACAAGCCGGTGACGATCGCGGCCGTCGCGGCCGAGCTCGGCCTGTCGCCGCGCACCCTCCAGCGCCGCTTGAGCGAGGCCGGCCTTTCCTTGCGGGACATGCTGCGCGAACACCGCCGGGCGCTTGCCGCCCACCACCTCGCGGCGGCGGAAACGCCGATGTCGAAGATCGCCGAAAGCCTCGGCTATGCCGACAGCACCGTGTTCTGGCGGGCCCGCCGTGCCTGGTCGCGCCGAGACGGATAG
- a CDS encoding APC family permease has translation MSSLESVSLTEALPAAGSGGPAKTSLAKNSVGLAHIVFFVVAAAAPLTAVVGASPAAFAFGNGGGVPGAFVLAGVLYLIFSVGFTAMSRHVGGAGAFYTYIAQGIGKPVGVGGAMMALVTYSAVQIAVYALFGVFVSAALGPFGLALPWWAWAFVALVVVHLCGQRNIAFSGTILGVCMVAEIAILLLLDLGILLKGGGPQGLGFTSFSPATVFSPGLGVALVFVVGSYIGFEATAIFGEEAEKPEKTIPRATYLAVLLITVFYAFSTWAAVQFYGPAKVQEIAAGGLDTFYFKAAGAVLGGWSVEVMNVLLITSLFACILSFHNTLNRYFFALGREGLALSSLGKVHEKHGSPHIAGLVQSGIAALVLALFALSGTDPYAVVFSWMSALAVIGILAVQALVSVAVILFFRKTPSRHGIWTTLIAPGLSFVGLVGALGLVISNLTMLAGSESPIVKAFPVAIVLVCLAGIVFALTIKKRRPDLYAALGTVFE, from the coding sequence ATGTCGTCACTCGAGTCCGTATCGCTCACCGAGGCCTTGCCGGCGGCCGGTTCCGGCGGTCCTGCGAAAACTTCGCTCGCTAAGAACTCGGTGGGCCTCGCCCACATCGTGTTCTTCGTCGTCGCGGCGGCCGCGCCGCTGACGGCGGTGGTCGGCGCCTCGCCGGCGGCCTTCGCCTTCGGCAACGGCGGCGGCGTGCCGGGGGCCTTCGTGCTCGCCGGCGTGCTCTACCTGATCTTCTCGGTCGGGTTCACCGCCATGAGCCGCCATGTCGGCGGGGCGGGGGCGTTCTACACCTACATCGCCCAAGGCATCGGCAAGCCCGTCGGGGTCGGCGGCGCGATGATGGCGCTCGTCACCTACAGCGCGGTGCAGATCGCGGTTTATGCGCTGTTCGGGGTGTTCGTCTCCGCCGCGCTCGGACCCTTCGGCCTCGCACTGCCCTGGTGGGCGTGGGCCTTCGTGGCGCTCGTCGTCGTCCACCTGTGCGGCCAGCGCAACATCGCCTTCAGCGGCACCATCCTCGGCGTCTGCATGGTGGCGGAGATCGCCATCCTGCTGCTGCTCGATCTCGGCATTCTCTTGAAGGGCGGCGGCCCGCAGGGCCTCGGCTTCACGTCGTTCTCGCCCGCGACGGTGTTCTCGCCGGGCCTCGGCGTCGCGCTCGTCTTCGTCGTCGGCTCATATATCGGCTTCGAGGCGACGGCGATCTTCGGCGAGGAGGCGGAGAAGCCGGAGAAGACGATCCCCCGCGCGACCTATCTCGCGGTGCTGCTGATCACCGTTTTCTACGCCTTCTCGACCTGGGCGGCGGTGCAGTTCTACGGGCCGGCGAAGGTGCAGGAGATCGCCGCGGGCGGCCTCGACACCTTCTATTTCAAGGCCGCTGGCGCGGTGCTCGGCGGCTGGTCGGTCGAGGTGATGAACGTGCTCCTCATCACCAGCCTGTTCGCCTGCATCCTGTCCTTCCACAACACGCTGAACCGCTACTTCTTCGCCCTCGGCCGCGAGGGGCTGGCGCTGAGCTCGCTCGGCAAGGTGCACGAGAAGCACGGCTCGCCGCACATCGCCGGGCTCGTCCAGAGCGGCATCGCGGCATTGGTGCTGGCGCTGTTCGCCCTGTCCGGCACAGACCCTTACGCCGTCGTGTTCTCCTGGATGTCGGCGCTCGCGGTGATCGGCATCCTGGCGGTCCAGGCACTGGTCTCGGTCGCGGTGATCCTGTTCTTCCGCAAGACGCCGTCGCGGCACGGCATTTGGACGACGCTGATCGCGCCGGGGCTTTCCTTCGTCGGCCTCGTCGGTGCTCTCGGCCTCGTCATTTCGAACCTCACGATGCTCGCCGGCAGCGAGAGCCCGATCGTCAAGGCGTTCCCCGTCGCGATCGTGCTCGTCTGCCTCGCCGGCATCGTCTTCGCCCTCACCATCAAGAAGCGCCGCCCGGATCTCTACGCCGCGCTCGGGACGGTGTTCGAATGA
- a CDS encoding primary-amine oxidase, producing the protein MDAKVTFTHPLDPLSLNEIAAAVAILRAEKALGETWRFPIIRLEEPAKAALAAHRDGAALPRLAFLLAIDITDGTTFEALVDLTAARVATFERLPLEDAPYGQPPVMIEEMMRCEEIVKADPRWRAAVMKRGLTEADIPLVQVDPFSSGYFGRPFEKGKRIVRAVSYWRGDIRDNGYAHPIEGVVAVVDLIANAVVDLVDEDKIVPVPKKQRNYGREAFPETRKDLKPLHIVQPEGPSFTVEGWKVTWQNWSFRVGFTPREGLVLHELAIRDGGRLRPVIFRASVTEMVVPYADPTANHYWKSAFDAGEYGLGRLANCLELGCDCLGHIHYFDVPAADDLGQPFVMKNAICMHEEDYGILWKHYEFRNEIYEVRRSRRLVISFFATVGNYDYGFYWYLYQDGTIQLEAKLTGIIQTAAVAPGETYPWGGMVDDNLGGPTHQHFFNARLHMDVDGGGNTVTEHEFVPRPWGDDNPYGNVFDTRTRVLKRELDAPAIANGETGRYWKVSNPNVANSVGKAPGYKMVVTPSPLMLAQEGSTVRARGGFATRHIWVTPFDAKEKYASGDYPNVNAGGGGLPAYVAQNRPIENADVVLWHSFGHTHVCKPEDFPIMPVEYAGFMLKPNGFFASNIAMDIPPEKNAHSRDNRDEAPACGSGGSSCCH; encoded by the coding sequence GTGGACGCGAAAGTCACCTTCACCCATCCGCTCGATCCGCTCAGCCTGAACGAGATCGCCGCCGCCGTCGCCATCCTCCGGGCCGAGAAGGCGCTCGGCGAGACCTGGCGCTTCCCCATCATCCGCCTCGAAGAGCCGGCCAAGGCCGCGCTCGCCGCCCACCGCGACGGCGCCGCGCTGCCCCGTCTCGCCTTCCTGCTCGCCATCGACATCACCGACGGGACGACCTTCGAGGCGCTCGTCGATCTCACCGCGGCGCGGGTCGCCACGTTCGAGCGGCTGCCGCTCGAGGACGCGCCTTACGGTCAGCCGCCGGTGATGATCGAGGAGATGATGCGCTGCGAGGAGATCGTGAAGGCCGATCCGCGCTGGCGCGCCGCGGTGATGAAGCGCGGCCTGACCGAGGCGGACATCCCGCTCGTTCAGGTCGATCCGTTCTCGTCCGGCTATTTCGGGCGGCCCTTCGAGAAGGGCAAGCGCATCGTCCGCGCCGTGTCCTATTGGCGCGGCGACATCCGCGACAACGGCTATGCCCACCCGATCGAGGGCGTCGTCGCGGTCGTCGATCTCATCGCCAACGCGGTGGTCGATCTCGTCGACGAAGACAAGATCGTGCCGGTCCCGAAGAAGCAGCGCAATTATGGGCGCGAGGCCTTCCCGGAGACGCGCAAGGACCTCAAGCCCCTCCATATCGTCCAGCCGGAGGGGCCGAGCTTCACCGTCGAGGGCTGGAAGGTGACGTGGCAGAACTGGAGCTTCCGCGTCGGCTTCACGCCGCGCGAAGGGCTGGTGCTGCACGAGCTCGCGATCCGCGACGGCGGCCGGCTGCGGCCGGTGATCTTCCGGGCGAGCGTCACCGAGATGGTGGTGCCCTATGCCGATCCGACCGCCAACCATTATTGGAAGAGCGCGTTCGACGCCGGCGAATACGGCCTCGGCCGCCTCGCCAACTGCCTCGAGCTCGGCTGCGATTGCCTCGGCCACATCCATTATTTCGACGTGCCGGCGGCGGACGATCTCGGCCAGCCCTTCGTCATGAAGAACGCCATCTGCATGCACGAGGAAGATTACGGCATCCTCTGGAAGCATTACGAGTTCCGCAACGAGATCTACGAGGTGCGGCGCTCGCGCCGTCTCGTCATCTCGTTCTTCGCGACGGTCGGGAACTACGATTACGGCTTCTATTGGTACCTCTATCAGGACGGCACGATCCAGCTCGAGGCCAAGCTCACCGGCATCATCCAGACCGCGGCGGTGGCGCCGGGTGAGACCTATCCGTGGGGCGGCATGGTCGACGACAATCTCGGCGGCCCGACCCACCAGCATTTCTTCAACGCGCGCCTGCACATGGATGTCGACGGCGGCGGCAACACGGTGACCGAGCACGAGTTCGTGCCGCGACCCTGGGGCGACGACAACCCGTACGGCAACGTCTTCGACACCCGGACCCGCGTTCTCAAGCGTGAGCTCGACGCTCCGGCGATCGCCAACGGCGAGACCGGCCGCTACTGGAAGGTTTCGAACCCGAACGTCGCCAACAGCGTCGGCAAGGCGCCGGGCTATAAGATGGTGGTGACCCCGTCGCCGCTGATGCTCGCCCAGGAGGGTTCCACCGTGCGCGCCCGCGGCGGCTTCGCGACCCGGCACATCTGGGTCACGCCGTTCGACGCCAAGGAGAAATATGCGAGCGGCGATTATCCGAACGTCAACGCCGGCGGCGGTGGTTTGCCGGCTTATGTCGCGCAGAACAGGCCGATCGAGAACGCCGACGTCGTGCTGTGGCATTCGTTCGGCCACACCCACGTCTGCAAGCCGGAGGATTTCCCGATCATGCCGGTCGAATATGCGGGCTTCATGCTGAAGCCGAACGGCTTCTTCGCCTCCAACATCGCCATGGACATTCCCCCGGAGAAGAACGCCCACAGCCGGGACAACCGCGACGAGGCGCCGGCGTGCGGCAGTGGCGGCTCGTCCTGCTGCCACTGA
- a CDS encoding copper homeostasis protein CutC: MPRPVFEICVEGIDGVMAAEAAGGDRVELCASLLEGGLTPSHGTIKLAIERARIPVYPIIRPRGGDFLYSDLEFETMLADVAACRALGAKGVVFGCLTADGRYDETRMRALVETAGPMETTSHRAFDMTRDLDEAVEALVRCGVTRVLTSGQRDTAIEGLDNLRRTVERAAGRLIVMACGALDPDTIARVRSESGVTELHFAALAQVPSGMTWHNPHVGMGGTEKSREYELTVTDPEAVAATIAAAL; this comes from the coding sequence GTGCCGAGACCTGTGTTCGAAATCTGCGTCGAGGGGATCGACGGCGTGATGGCGGCCGAGGCCGCCGGCGGCGATCGCGTCGAACTCTGCGCGAGCCTCCTCGAAGGCGGGCTGACGCCGTCGCACGGCACCATCAAGCTCGCGATCGAGCGGGCACGCATCCCGGTCTACCCGATCATCCGCCCGCGCGGCGGCGACTTCCTCTATTCCGACCTCGAATTCGAGACGATGCTCGCCGACGTCGCCGCCTGCCGTGCGCTCGGGGCGAAGGGCGTCGTGTTCGGCTGCCTCACCGCGGACGGGCGCTATGACGAGACGCGAATGCGCGCCCTCGTCGAGACGGCCGGACCGATGGAGACCACCTCCCACCGCGCCTTCGACATGACGCGCGATCTCGACGAGGCCGTCGAGGCCCTGGTGCGCTGCGGCGTCACCCGCGTTCTCACCAGCGGGCAGCGCGATACCGCCATCGAAGGCCTCGATAACCTGCGGCGCACGGTGGAGCGCGCCGCCGGCCGCCTCATCGTGATGGCCTGCGGCGCACTCGATCCCGACACCATCGCCCGCGTCCGCTCGGAGAGCGGCGTCACCGAACTGCACTTCGCCGCGCTCGCGCAGGTCCCGAGCGGGATGACGTGGCACAACCCGCACGTCGGCATGGGCGGGACGGAGAAGTCGCGCGAATACGAACTCACCGTCACCGATCCCGAGGCGGTCGCCGCCACCATCGCCGCCGCCCTTTGA
- a CDS encoding siderophore-interacting protein encodes MLDHTSPMATAAPRHHIERLRREPKRRRLTVTSVTRVTPRMARITFTSPDLVDFDSAAADDHIKIFLPTADGTVVMRDYTPRAFDPAAASLILDFALHDSGPATDWAAKAAVGDVLEIGGPRGSVVVPDDFDWYLLIGDETALPAIGRRLEGLRAGVPVTTIVSVADRGEIQAIDTAAHWHQVWIARDAAGADETRSLLDALKAFKAPPGDGFVWIAAEAGAAKALKAHMLDTLRHPPGWLKASGYWVRGAAGAHEKLE; translated from the coding sequence ATGCTCGATCACACCTCCCCCATGGCGACGGCCGCGCCGCGCCACCACATCGAACGCCTTCGCCGCGAGCCGAAGCGCCGCCGTCTAACGGTGACCTCCGTCACGCGCGTCACGCCGCGGATGGCCCGCATCACCTTCACCTCCCCCGACCTCGTCGATTTCGACAGCGCGGCGGCGGACGATCACATCAAGATCTTCCTGCCGACCGCCGACGGTACCGTCGTGATGCGGGATTACACCCCGCGCGCCTTCGACCCCGCCGCGGCGAGCCTCATCCTCGACTTCGCCCTCCACGACAGCGGTCCGGCCACCGATTGGGCGGCCAAGGCCGCGGTCGGCGATGTTCTGGAGATCGGAGGGCCGCGCGGCTCCGTCGTGGTGCCGGACGATTTCGACTGGTATCTGCTGATCGGCGACGAAACCGCCCTGCCCGCGATCGGCCGCCGCCTCGAAGGGCTGCGCGCCGGCGTTCCGGTCACCACCATCGTCTCCGTCGCCGACCGCGGCGAGATCCAGGCGATCGACACGGCCGCCCACTGGCACCAGGTCTGGATCGCGCGCGATGCGGCGGGAGCGGACGAAACGCGCTCCCTTCTCGATGCGCTGAAGGCGTTTAAGGCGCCGCCCGGCGACGGCTTCGTCTGGATCGCCGCGGAGGCCGGCGCCGCGAAGGCCTTGAAAGCACACATGCTCGACACGCTGCGCCACCCGCCCGGCTGGCTCAAAGCCTCGGGCTATTGGGTGCGCGGCGCCGCCGGCGCCCACGAGAAGCTCGAGTGA
- a CDS encoding PadR family transcriptional regulator, which translates to MRHFHDYAHHVFAAGRFGGRHGWGHGGGGFFGGGRGGMPGARKLSATDLQLVILALLEPAPAHGYELIRTIEERSGGFYVPSPGVVYPALTFLGEIGHAEAETEGNRKLYRITEAGRRFLDENRAQAETILDALGRVGNRMEQVREAFAGMEDIDPSGADDLHRARHALKHAMMRKRGCSPDEARRIAAILDRAAAEISKI; encoded by the coding sequence ATGAGACATTTCCACGACTATGCCCATCATGTTTTCGCCGCCGGTCGGTTCGGTGGACGGCACGGCTGGGGGCACGGCGGCGGCGGCTTCTTCGGCGGCGGCCGGGGCGGCATGCCGGGCGCCCGCAAGCTCTCCGCGACCGATCTCCAGCTCGTCATCCTCGCCCTGCTCGAGCCGGCCCCGGCCCACGGCTACGAGTTGATCCGCACCATCGAAGAGCGCTCCGGCGGCTTCTACGTGCCGAGCCCCGGTGTCGTGTATCCGGCTCTGACCTTTCTCGGCGAAATCGGCCACGCCGAGGCCGAAACGGAGGGCAACCGCAAGCTCTATCGGATCACCGAGGCCGGCCGCCGCTTCCTCGACGAGAACCGCGCCCAGGCCGAAACGATCCTCGATGCGCTCGGCCGGGTCGGCAACCGGATGGAACAGGTGCGCGAGGCCTTCGCCGGCATGGAGGACATCGACCCCTCCGGCGCCGACGACCTCCATCGCGCCCGCCACGCCCTGAAGCACGCCATGATGCGCAAGCGCGGTTGCAGCCCCGACGAAGCCCGCCGCATCGCCGCGATCCTCGATCGTGCCGCCGCGGAGATCTCCAAGATCTGA
- a CDS encoding low affinity iron permease family protein, whose translation MTLGKLFNTVASGTARAAGRPITFGLCCLIVLVWGITGPIFHFSDTWQLVINTGTTIVTFLMVFLIQNTQNRDGAAIQAKLDEIIRTSAAQNAFIGIEHLTEAEVEEFRALCERRAKVANEAAENALGRAHRRAGEAADEAA comes from the coding sequence ATGACACTCGGCAAACTCTTCAACACGGTTGCGAGCGGGACGGCGCGCGCGGCGGGACGCCCGATCACCTTCGGCCTGTGCTGTCTGATCGTGCTCGTCTGGGGCATTACGGGTCCGATCTTCCACTTCTCCGACACCTGGCAACTCGTCATCAACACCGGGACCACCATCGTGACCTTCCTGATGGTGTTCCTCATCCAGAACACCCAGAACCGCGACGGCGCCGCGATCCAGGCCAAGCTCGACGAGATCATCCGCACCAGCGCGGCGCAGAACGCCTTCATCGGCATCGAGCACCTGACCGAGGCCGAGGTGGAGGAATTCCGCGCGCTCTGTGAGCGACGCGCCAAGGTCGCCAACGAAGCCGCCGAGAACGCCCTCGGCCGCGCCCACCGCCGCGCCGGCGAGGCCGCCGACGAGGCGGCGTGA
- a CDS encoding NAD(P)/FAD-dependent oxidoreductase: protein MIEPMHTDGRQSDPTHSALKSAGAPASQGARPLIVVVGGGFGGLEAAKALGGTRADVVVIDRQNHHCFQPLLYQVATASLSPADVAWPIRGILGRWPNISVFMAEVTGIDLKRRCVRAGPIDVAYDQLVLATGATHSYFGHDDWAPFAPGLKRIEDATDIRRRLLLAFERAEIEDSPEARERLMTIVIVGGGPTGVEMAGAVHELVRVAMPLDFRRIDPRKARIVLVEAGNRLLPALPETLSAYTAATLERMGVEVRTGCTVMACDAMGVETNGGRIESATLVWAAGVVASPAACWLGVEGDRAGRVKVGPDLSVAGHPEIFVVGDTAAVVQDGNPVPGVAAAAKQMGHYVGAVIKARIAGKPAPGPFHYRHQGDLATIGRKAAVAKIGKLELTGFIGWLFWSVIHIYFLIGARNRFVVATTWLGDYLTFQRNARLITLDRSASAVRSEGTARAGAEPSGGAGLPGSEPVAEAPDGERLRSSV, encoded by the coding sequence ATGATCGAACCGATGCACACCGACGGGCGGCAGAGCGATCCGACGCACAGTGCTCTCAAGAGCGCCGGAGCGCCTGCTTCACAAGGTGCCCGCCCGCTGATCGTCGTCGTCGGGGGTGGCTTCGGCGGGCTCGAGGCCGCCAAGGCGCTCGGCGGCACTCGGGCCGATGTCGTCGTGATCGATCGGCAGAACCATCATTGCTTCCAACCGCTGCTCTATCAGGTGGCCACCGCCTCCCTCTCGCCCGCCGATGTCGCGTGGCCGATCCGCGGCATCCTCGGGCGGTGGCCGAACATCTCCGTCTTCATGGCCGAAGTGACGGGCATCGATCTCAAGCGTCGGTGCGTGCGCGCCGGCCCCATCGACGTCGCCTACGATCAGCTCGTACTCGCCACCGGCGCGACCCACTCCTATTTCGGCCACGACGACTGGGCCCCGTTCGCTCCGGGCCTGAAGCGGATCGAGGACGCGACCGACATCCGTCGCCGGCTCCTGCTCGCCTTCGAACGGGCCGAGATTGAAGACTCACCCGAGGCCCGAGAGCGCCTGATGACGATCGTCATCGTCGGCGGCGGCCCGACCGGCGTTGAGATGGCCGGGGCGGTCCACGAACTCGTCCGGGTGGCGATGCCCCTCGATTTCCGCCGCATCGATCCGCGCAAGGCGCGCATCGTGCTCGTCGAAGCCGGCAATCGCCTGCTGCCGGCGCTGCCGGAGACGCTCTCCGCCTACACCGCGGCCACGCTCGAGCGGATGGGCGTCGAGGTGCGCACCGGCTGCACCGTGATGGCGTGCGACGCGATGGGCGTGGAGACGAACGGCGGGCGCATCGAAAGCGCCACCCTCGTCTGGGCCGCGGGCGTCGTCGCCTCGCCGGCCGCCTGCTGGCTCGGCGTCGAGGGAGACCGGGCGGGCCGCGTCAAGGTCGGGCCGGATCTGAGTGTCGCCGGCCATCCCGAGATCTTCGTCGTCGGCGACACGGCCGCGGTGGTCCAGGACGGCAACCCAGTGCCGGGCGTCGCGGCGGCGGCCAAGCAGATGGGCCACTATGTCGGCGCAGTCATCAAGGCGCGGATCGCGGGCAAGCCTGCGCCCGGCCCGTTCCACTATCGCCACCAGGGCGATCTCGCCACGATCGGCCGCAAGGCGGCGGTCGCCAAGATCGGAAAGCTCGAGCTCACCGGCTTCATCGGATGGCTCTTCTGGAGCGTCATCCACATCTACTTCCTGATCGGCGCCCGCAACCGCTTCGTCGTCGCCACCACGTGGCTCGGCGACTATCTGACCTTCCAGCGCAACGCGCGCCTCATCACCCTCGACCGCAGCGCCTCGGCGGTTCGGTCGGAGGGGACGGCGCGAGCGGGCGCGGAGCCGAGCGGCGGCGCGGGCCTTCCCGGCAGCGAACCGGTCGCGGAGGCTCCCGACGGCGAACGGCTGCGCAGTTCGGTCTGA
- a CDS encoding helix-turn-helix domain-containing protein, protein MRHAALMAETAERTDTPPAYQAALRDGLISLLLDGLIRRDEAPAAGPASVRRAEAYARAHLGQALSMADLAEAAGVGLRSLQETFKRTRGLTLTEWLQAARLEEFRKALLSADGSRSVTELALAAGLGHLGRAAAAYRVRFGETPSETLRRVRTRG, encoded by the coding sequence ATGCGCCACGCCGCTTTGATGGCCGAGACGGCAGAGCGGACCGACACGCCCCCCGCCTATCAGGCGGCGCTGCGCGACGGCCTGATCTCGCTGCTGCTCGATGGCCTGATCCGGCGCGACGAGGCCCCCGCGGCCGGCCCGGCGAGCGTCCGGCGCGCGGAAGCCTATGCCCGCGCCCACCTCGGCCAAGCCCTGTCCATGGCCGACTTAGCCGAAGCGGCCGGCGTCGGGCTGCGGTCTTTGCAAGAGACCTTCAAGCGCACCCGGGGGCTCACGCTGACCGAGTGGCTGCAGGCGGCCCGGCTTGAGGAGTTCCGCAAGGCTCTCCTGTCCGCCGACGGGTCCCGCTCGGTGACGGAACTGGCGCTGGCAGCCGGTCTCGGTCATCTCGGCCGCGCCGCGGCGGCCTATCGGGTCCGGTTCGGCGAGACGCCGTCGGAGACGCTGCGACGGGTCCGGACCCGGGGATAA
- a CDS encoding cupin domain-containing protein: MQPMLMPGGVPALARFQVLDSRCPEEARAVVGRIFCPHFLTPVARRPAGFHARHHSAPQLGYSVNRVAYGARVEIDPGELGRFFLVQIPLSGAARVDVGRASVAVAAGRVGSVLSPTLRTRMVWGDGCEKLIVLVNRGEVEAYHARLGGRDGPVELAPHLDLMGAPGSR; encoded by the coding sequence ATGCAGCCGATGCTCATGCCGGGCGGCGTGCCGGCTTTGGCGCGCTTCCAGGTCCTCGATAGCCGCTGCCCGGAAGAGGCGCGGGCCGTGGTCGGGCGCATCTTCTGCCCGCATTTTCTGACGCCGGTGGCGCGCCGCCCGGCGGGCTTCCATGCGCGCCATCACAGCGCGCCGCAACTCGGCTATTCGGTGAACCGCGTCGCCTACGGCGCCCGGGTCGAGATCGATCCCGGCGAGCTCGGGCGCTTCTTCCTGGTGCAGATCCCCTTGAGCGGCGCGGCGCGCGTCGATGTCGGCCGCGCCTCGGTCGCGGTCGCCGCCGGCCGCGTCGGCAGCGTCCTGTCCCCGACGCTTCGAACCCGGATGGTGTGGGGCGACGGGTGCGAGAAGCTGATCGTGCTGGTGAACCGCGGCGAGGTCGAAGCCTATCATGCCCGCCTCGGTGGGCGAGACGGACCGGTCGAACTTGCCCCGCACCTCGATCTCATGGGGGCACCGGGCTCGCGGTGA
- a CDS encoding flavin reductase family protein → MVEVPFLHGMRRVGGAVAVVTTKAPGGEPKGLTATAFASLSADPPSLLVCVNRRTQLAAEVEAAGRFCVNVLSHAHIPVAETFAGRAGLAGGERFAEGAWGALETGAPVLADAYVVFDCVLERVVEHTSHLVLFGAVARTAITEAAGAPLLYCEGRFATLAEPEPERRVPA, encoded by the coding sequence ATGGTCGAAGTGCCCTTCTTGCACGGCATGCGGCGGGTCGGCGGCGCGGTCGCCGTCGTCACCACTAAGGCGCCCGGCGGCGAGCCGAAGGGGCTCACCGCCACCGCCTTCGCCTCCCTCTCGGCCGATCCGCCATCCCTGCTCGTCTGCGTGAACCGCCGCACCCAGCTCGCGGCGGAGGTCGAGGCGGCCGGCCGCTTCTGCGTCAACGTGCTGAGTCACGCCCACATTCCGGTCGCGGAGACGTTCGCCGGACGCGCCGGGCTCGCCGGTGGCGAGCGCTTCGCCGAAGGCGCCTGGGGTGCGCTCGAAACCGGCGCACCGGTGCTCGCCGATGCGTACGTCGTGTTCGATTGCGTGCTCGAGCGGGTGGTGGAGCACACCAGCCACCTCGTGCTGTTCGGCGCCGTCGCCCGCACGGCGATCACCGAGGCCGCGGGCGCGCCGCTTCTCTATTGCGAAGGCCGCTTCGCCACCCTCGCCGAACCCGAGCCGGAGCGTCGCGTGCCGGCCTGA